The Anaerolineae bacterium genome includes the window ACGTAAGTCCGGCGGTGGCCCCTTATTTCGGCTTCATCCCGCACTCCTCCCAAGCTTATGCGGATGAACTTGCGACCCAGAGCCCTGGCTATGGACTGACCAAGGGAGGTTTTGCCCGTTCCTGGAGGACCTACAAAGCACAGGATTACACCTTCTCTCTCCCGGCGGATGTAGTCAGTAAGCTGGGCCTCTTCTCTTGCCCTCTCCTCTTTCCTGTCCTGTTTTAGCTTGCGGACAGCAAGATATTCAAGGATTCGCTCCTTCACCTTTTCAAGGTTATAGTGGTCTTCGTCCAAAATGCGCCTTGCCCGTTCTATGTCCAGGTTATCCTCGGTGGCCACATTCCAGGGCAGGCTCGTAAGCCAGTCCAGGTAAGTCCTGATGACGGAATATTCGGCAGCAGCGGGAGGCATTTTGCGCAAGCGTTCCAGCTCCCTCCTGGCTTCCTTTTCTGCCTCTTCTGGCATACCGGCCTTGGCTATTTTCTCCTCCAGCTCCCTTATCTCAAGGGCTTGCTCATCTTCCTCGCCCAGTTCCTTCTTTATGGCTTTGAGCTGTTCCCTGAGGAAGAATTCCCGCTGAAGCCTTTCCATCTCGGCCTGAGCCTGGCTCTGAATCTTGCGGCCCAGCTCCAGGACTTCCAGCTCCCTGGTGAGGATAGTATTGAGCTTGTGGAGTTTATCCCGCACGTGGTCCAATTCCAGAAGCTCCTGAGCTTCTTTAACGTCCATCCTCACTGTAGTAGCTATGAGGTAGGCCAACTGCCTTGGGTCATCCACGTTCAGGACCGCCGCCATTAGCTCTTCGGGGAGGTGTGGAGCAAGGGATACCAGGCGCCGGAAGAGATCCACACAGTTGCGCATCAGGGCTTCCACTTCTATGGTCTTTTCCACAATCTCGGGTGCTGGCCTCACCCTGGCCCTGAGGTATGGGACCTCCTGAGTGAACCTTTCAATCCGGAACCTCTCCACCCCCTGAACGATGAGGCGCAGAGTGCCATCGGGAGCTTTGAACAACCGGTGGATTATAGCCGCAGTGCCGGTCCAGAAAATGTCGTTGGGGCCTGGTTCCGGAATTTCGGCATCCTTGGCGGCCACAAGTCCTATCAACTTATTGCCTACCACTGCATCATCCACGAGTCTTATAGATCTTGGCTGACCAACGCTCAAAGGAAACACCGTGAGAGGATAGGCCACCACCTTCCGCAAGGGAAGGATTGAAAGCTCCTCGGGAATTTCAACCCCGCTTTGAACCTCAACTTTCTGTTCCGGAACTTCTTCCTTCTTGAAGAAAAAGGCCATATTTTCACCTCCTCATTTTGAAGGCAAAAGGTCTATGGTTTCATGAGGCTTGAGTTTAATGGCTTTTGCCTTTGGGATTAAAACCTTAAGGAAGCCGTCTTCGTAAACGGCTTCAATTTTGTCTTCCTCAACAGGGCCCGGGATGTAAACCTGGGTCTCAAAGCGACCGTAAAGGATTTCCATCTGCTGGTAAGTAAGCTTTTCAG containing:
- the lon gene encoding endopeptidase La, which encodes MAFFFKKEEVPEQKVEVQSGVEIPEELSILPLRKVVAYPLTVFPLSVGQPRSIRLVDDAVVGNKLIGLVAAKDAEIPEPGPNDIFWTGTAAIIHRLFKAPDGTLRLIVQGVERFRIERFTQEVPYLRARVRPAPEIVEKTIEVEALMRNCVDLFRRLVSLAPHLPEELMAAVLNVDDPRQLAYLIATTVRMDVKEAQELLELDHVRDKLHKLNTILTRELEVLELGRKIQSQAQAEMERLQREFFLREQLKAIKKELGEEDEQALEIRELEEKIAKAGMPEEAEKEARRELERLRKMPPAAAEYSVIRTYLDWLTSLPWNVATEDNLDIERARRILDEDHYNLEKVKERILEYLAVRKLKQDRKEERAREEAQLTDYIRREREGVILCFVGPPGTGKTSLGQSIARALGRKFIRISLGGVRDEAEIRGHRRTYVGALPGRIIQAIRRVGTKNPVFMLDEVDKIGLDFRGDPAAALLEVLDPEQNREFRDHYLDVPFDLSQVMFITTANVLDTIPPALLDRMEVIQLSGYTEEEKLHIAKKYLLPRQLRENSLRQDEVTISDEAIRKIIREYTREAGVRNLEREIGAICRKIATRVASGEQGPFHVDVKDLVDYLGKPRYYSDVMERTEIPGVATGVAWTPTGGDILFVEATKMPGRKGFILTGQLGEVMKESAQAALSYVRSKAKEFGLEDDFFEKHDIHLHVPAGAIPKDGPSAGITMAVALVSLLTNRPVRPDVAMTGEITLRGQVLPVGGIKEKVLAAHRAGIRTVILPKRNEPDLAEIPKDIREEMNFVLVEHVDEVFKIVFADKREDKESDESKASYSGPDTGPSEPGTS